The Musa acuminata AAA Group cultivar baxijiao chromosome BXJ2-2, Cavendish_Baxijiao_AAA, whole genome shotgun sequence genome has a segment encoding these proteins:
- the LOC135606305 gene encoding protein MIZU-KUSSEI 1-like produces MSPPSLPSGVSREKREVTTHHKGSPLCPSSSSSSSSPHQYFTNHSILLLAFPVESLMRTINMGRSTSRDSSSSSSSSARKHFQWRIKKSPKEGAAERKEWDDQDEEKATLSSFTSSSYPYQEETAAVATGPKKKTSSAAETAVSRLRSVLAAATSLRRNRPTGLGARVTGTLYGHRRGHVHLAFQADSKSCPVVLVELATATSALVREMASGLVRIALECERKPSSSSGGGGGEKTAATTTTRLVEEPLWRAYINGKKCGYAVQRECGPGDWKVLRAVEPVSMGAGVIPGDGGDAGNTDKDVMYMRAKFERVVGSKDSEAFYMMNPDNNGGPELSVYLLRV; encoded by the coding sequence ATGAGCCCACCATCGCTGCCGAGTGGTGTGTCGAGGGAGAAGAGAGAAGTGACAACACACCATAAAGGATCCCCCCtctgcccttcttcttcttcttcttcttcttcccctcacCAATATTTCACCAATCACTCCATCCTCCTGCTTGCTTTTCCAGTAGAGTCCCTGATGAGGACCATCAACATGGGAAGAAGCACTTCCCGtgactcctcctcttcctcttcctcctccgccaGAAAACACTTCCAGTGGAGGATAAAGAAGTCCCCCAAGGAAGGAGCAGCGGAGAGGAAGGAGTGGGATGACCAGGATGAAGAGAAAGCCACTCTCTCTTCCTTTACCTCCTCATCCTACCCTTACCAAGAAGAGACGGCCGCCGTCGCTACTGGGCCCAAGAAGAAAACTTCTTCGGCCGCAGAGACGGCGGTGTCCAGGCTTCGGTCGGTTCTGGCGGCCGCGACTTCCCTCCGCCGGAACCGACCGACGGGCCTCGGCGCCCGCGTCACGGGCACCCTCTACGGGCACCGGCGCGGCCACGTCCACCTCGCCTTCCAGGCGGACAGCAAGTCGTGCCCGGTGGTGCTCGTCGAGCTGGCCACGGCCACCAGCGCGCTCGTGCGCGAGATGGCGTCGGGCCTGGTCAGGATCGCACTCGAGTGCGAGCGCAAgcccagcagcagcagcggcggcggtggcggcgagaagacggcggcgacgacgacgacgaggctAGTGGAGGAGCCGCTCTGGCGGGCGTACATCAACGGCAAGAAGTGCGGGTACGCGGTGCAGCGCGAGTGCGGCCCCGGCGACTGGAAGGTCCTGAGGGCCGTCGAGCCTGTGTCGATGGGGGCCGGGGTGATCCCGGGCGACGGCGGCGACGCCGGCAACACCGATAAGGACGTCATGTACATGCGAGCAAAATTCGAGAGGGTGGTGGGGTCCAAAGACTCCGAGGCCTTCTACATGATGAACCCAGACAACAATGGAGGCCCTGAGCTGAGTGTCTACTTGCTCAGAGTGTAA
- the LOC135606306 gene encoding serine/threonine/tyrosine-protein kinase HT1-like: MKVLNCFKEEKSIRNARTQRRLSLGEYRRAVSWSKYLVSYGGEIKGGRKEQWSADMSKLLIGNKFATGRHSRIYHGKYKERDVAIKLMSQPEEDAALAAALEQQFTSEVALLFHLRHPNIITFVAACKKPPVFCIITEYMAGGSLRKYLHKQEPYSLPHNLILKFSLDVARGMNYLHSEGIIHRDLKSENILVGEDLSVKVADFGISCLESQSGSGKGFTSTYRWMAPEMIKGKSHTRKVDVYSFGIVLWELLTALIPFDDMTPEQAAYAVAHKNARPPLPASCPVAFSHLIHKCWATNPDKRLQFDEIIAILESYEESLRLDPTFFLSYKPVQQQTLLRCFPRRTAVRKSNPLEA; the protein is encoded by the exons ATGAAGGTCTTAAACTGCTTCAAGGAGGAGAAATCGATTAGGAACGCTAGAACGCAGCGGAGGCTTTCTCTCGGTGAGTACAGGAGGGCAGTGTCCTGGTCCAAATACTTGGTGTCCTACGGCGGAGAGATCAAAGGGGGCAGGAAGGAGCAGTGGAGCGCGGATATGTCCAAGTTGCTCATTGGGAATAAGTTCGCGACGGGGCGACATAGCCGGATCTATCATGGGAAATACAAGGAGAGGGATGTGGCTATTAAGCTCATGAGCCAGCCCGAGGAGGATGCTGCCCTGGCTGCTGCTCTGGAGCAGCAGTTCACCTCAGAGGTTGCTTTGCTGTTTCACCTCCGCCATCCCAATATAATCACG TTTGTGGCAGCATGCAAGAAACCTCCTGTCTTCTGCATCATTACTGAGTACATGGCAGGTGGCTCTCTCAGAAAATACCTTCACAAGCAAGAGCCATATTCACTTCCTCATAATCTCATTTTGAAGTTCTCTCTTGATGTTGCTCGTGGAATGAATTATCTTCATTCCGAGGGAATAATTCATAGGGATCTTAAGTCAGAAAATATACTCGTTGGAGAAGATCTTTCCGTGAAGGTAGCAGATTTTGGAATCTCATGCTTGGAATCTCAGTCTGGCAGTGGCAAAGGTTTTACGAGTACTTACCGTTGGATGGCTCCTGAAATGATCAAGGGAAAGAGCCATACAAGGAAAGTCGATGTGTACAGTTTCGGCATTGTTCTATGGGAATTACTAACAGCGCTGATCCCCTTCGACGATATGACTCCTGAACAGGCTGCTTATGCGGTTGCACACAAG AATGCTAGACCACCTTTACCTGCTTCTTGCCCTGTGGCATTCAGCCATCTCATACACAAGTGCTGGGCCACTAACCCAGACAAAAGATTGCAATTTGATGAAATCATTGCTATACTCGAAAGCTACGAAGAGTCTCTCAGATTGGATCCAACATTTTTCCTATCCTACAAGCCTGTTCAGCAACAGACTCTACTCAGATGCTTCCCTAGGCGCACTGCCGTGCGGAAATCCAATCCTCTCGAAGCTTGA
- the LOC103976642 gene encoding 1-deoxy-D-xylulose 5-phosphate reductoisomerase, chloroplastic, with product MALKLSLPGEIGGLSFLESCGRTFPQLKVGFPLRRKEKGTVPSRGRTSCSILQAPPPAWPGRAVAEPGRKSWGGPKPISIVGSTGSIGTQTLDIVAEHPDKFKVVALAAGSNVTLLADQIKTFKPQLVAIRNESLVSELKEALADAEHKPEIIPGEEGIVEVARHPDVVTVVTGIVGCAGLKPTVAAIEAGKDIALANKETLIAGGPFVLPLAHKHKVKILPADSEHSAVFQCIQGLTDGALRRVILTASGGAFRDWPVEKLKDVKVADALKHPNWNMGKKITVDSATLFNKGLEVIEAHYLFGAEYDNIDIVIHPQSIIHSMVETQDSSVLAQLGWPDMRLPILYTLSWPDRISCSEITWPRLDLCKLGSLTFKTPDNVKYPSMDLAYAAGRAGGTMTGVLSAANEKAVEMFIDEKISYLDIFKVVELTCDAHRNDLIANPSLEEIIHYDLWARKFAANLQPASGLSPVPV from the exons ATGGCGCTGAAACTGTCGCTGCCGGGAGAGATCGGAGGTCTCTCCTTCTTGGAATCCTGCGGACGCACGTTTCCGCAGCTCAAAG TGGGGTTTCCTTTGAGAAGGAAGGAGAAAGGAACAGTTCCGTCAAGGGGCAGAACGAGCTGCTCGATACTGCAGGCGCCTCCACCAGCCTGGCCAGGTCGGGCCGTTGCAGAACCGGGGCGCAAGTCTTGGGGTGGTCCAAAGCCTATTTCAATTGTTGGATCCACCGGGTCAATTGGAACTCAG ACGTTGGATATAGTTGCTGAACATCCAGACAAGTTTAAGGTTGTTGCCCTTGCAGCTGGCTCCAATGTGACGCTTCTAGCTGATCAG ATCAAGACATTCAAACCTCAACTGGTCGCTATAAGAAACGAGTCACTGGTTAGTGAGCTTAAAGAAGCCTTGGCGGATGCTGAGCACAAACCTGAAATTATTCCTGGGGAGGAAGGCATTGTAGAG GTTGCTCGCCACCCAGATGTTGTTACAGTAGTTACTGGGATAGTAGGATGTGCTGGACTAAAG CCCACTGTTGCTGCCATTGAGGCTGGAAAAGACATAGCCCTCGCCAACAAAGAAACTCTGATCGCTGGAGGTCCTTTTGTGTTACCTCTTGCTCACAAGCACAAAGTGAAGATTCTTCCTGCTGATTCAGAACATTCTGCTGTGTTCCAG TGTATTCAAGGATTGACGGATGGTGCACTTCGACGCGTAATTTTGACTGCATCTGGAGGGGCTTTCAG GGATTGGCCGGTCGAAAAATTGAAAGATGTGAAGGTTGCAGATGCTTTAAAACATCCAAACTGGAACATGGGGAAAAAGATTACTGTGGATTCTGCTACTCTCTTCAACAAG GGACTAGAAGTTATTGAAGCACATTATTTGTTTGGGGCTGAATATGACAATATAGACATTGTAATTCATCCGCAGTCTATAATACACTCGATGGTTGAGACACAG GATTCATCTGTACTGGCTCAGTTAGGTTGGCCTGATATGCGCCTACCAATTCTCTACACGTTGTCGTGGCCAGACAGAATTTCTTGCTCAGAGATCACATGGCCTCGACTTGATCTTTGCAA GCTAGGTTCATTAACCTTCAAAACTCCTGATAACGTAAAATACCCATCCATGGATCTTGCCTATGCAGCAGGGCGAGCTGGAGGCACCATGACAGGTGTCCTTAGTGCAGCTAATGAGAAGGCTGTGGAGATGTTCATCGATGAGAA aattagcTATCTAGATATCTTCAAAGTAGTCGAACTTACATGCGATGCTCATAGAAATGATCTAATTGCCAACCCTTCACTCGAGGAGATCATACACTATGATTTGTGGGCTCGGAAATTTGCTGCCAATTTACAGCCAGCATCTGGCCTGAGTCCTGTTCCTGTGTGA
- the LOC103976643 gene encoding uncharacterized protein LOC103976643, whose protein sequence is MTTALPEKPSLGASTSAEEEELAHDGSGSAILHDASAHQIGPPEASDKHEEDEDDDDDSSEEFEFTFVVRNPDTETSVAADEIFSGGRIIPAYPLFNRDLLLPLSAADEPAAVEGMAVQIPLRQLLMEERGTELFSSAEPPTTEECRAPKPDPCKKSASTGSSLRWRLRDMMVGRSHSDGKEKFVFLEAAPPSPATKKIPSPSLKAARSAGGGKGAKNDGRVAATDVATAHRLYYGKGASEKAARGPRRSFLPYRQELLGLFAPANGLRRSHHPL, encoded by the coding sequence ATGACGACGGCACTCCCCGAGAAGCCATCCCTCGGGGCCTCCACCtccgcggaggaggaggagctggCGCACGATGGCTCTGGCTCTGCCATCCTTCACGATGCTTCCGCACACCAGATCGGACCGCCAGAGGCTTCGGACAAGCATGAAGAagacgaagacgacgacgacgactccaGCGAGGAATTCGAGTTTACGTTCGTAGTGAGAAACCCCGATACCGAAACCTCCGTCGCCGCAGACGAGATCTTTTCCGGCGGCAGGATCATTCCCGCCTACCCGCTCTTCAACCGCGACCTCCTCCTTCCCCTGTCCGCTGCGGACGAGCCGGCGGCCGTGGAGGGAATGGCCGTCCAGATCCCGCTTAGGCAGCTCCTGATGGAGGAGAGGGGGACAGAGTTATTCTCGTCGGCGGAGCCGCCGACGACGGAGGAGTGCCGCGCGCCGAAGCCCGACCCGTGCAAGAAGAGCGCGTCCACCGGGTCGTCACTGCGGTGGCGGCTCAGGGATATGATGGTTGGCCGAAGCCACAGCGACGGGAAGGAGAAGTTCGTCTTCCTCGAGGCGGCGCCACCGTCGCCGGCGACAAAAAAGATCCCGAGCCCGAGTCTTAAAGCGGCGAGGTCAGCGGGGGGAGGGAAGGGGGCGAAGAATGACGGGCGGGTGGCGGCGACGGATGTGGCCACCGCCCACCGGCTGTACTATGGCAAGGGAGCAAGCGAGAAGGCGGCGAGGGGACCACGGCGGTCATTCTTACCGTACCGGCAAGAGCTCTTGGGGTTGTTCGCACCGGCGAACGGGCTCCGCCGGTCGCATCACCCCTTGTAG